The proteins below are encoded in one region of Planctopirus limnophila DSM 3776:
- the cas2 gene encoding CRISPR-associated endonuclease Cas2: MIRLTGFSERTPMKNVYLISYDVSDAKRLRLTHRKLCGFGTSLQYSVFRCELSKLQLMSLKEGLWEILNLVEDRVMVVDLGPAGARGDDCVEFWGNPRTEIPERKAFVI, translated from the coding sequence ATGATCCGCTTGACTGGCTTCTCAGAGAGAACACCAATGAAAAATGTCTATTTGATTTCGTACGATGTTTCCGATGCCAAGAGATTACGTTTAACTCATCGTAAACTCTGCGGATTTGGCACTTCATTGCAATACTCTGTTTTTCGATGCGAACTTTCAAAGCTTCAGCTGATGTCGCTGAAAGAGGGTTTGTGGGAAATCCTCAATCTTGTGGAAGATCGAGTGATGGTGGTCGATCTTGGACCGGCAGGCGCTCGCGGCGACGATTGCGTCGAGTTCTGGGGCAATCCAAGAACCGAAATTCCCGAACGAAAGGCCTTTGTGATTTAG
- a CDS encoding CRISPR-associated endonuclease Cas4/Cas1, whose translation MISPVPGPPSLDLEALFTGEGENQSQSADDLIPARMLNEFTYCPRLAYLEWVQGEFRDNIETKEGTFGHRNVDIPTKKSFDAPDENPDESSHHVSEGSAIQEITADSLAARALMLSAPSEGLLAKLDLIELKGSKAVPIDYKRGNVPDVPHQAWEPERVQLCAQGLILKANGYECDYGELYYIESRRRIRVQFDDTLIARTRELVREMRHMASTRQIPAPLVDSPKCPKCSLVSICLPDETNCLRNSTREDSAPESSESIRKLVPARDDALPIYVQDQGTYIGKDGERLKLTPAKSSPLFIPLIQVSQVCLMGNVQVTAAAIRELADRNIPISYFSYGGWFTALTSGMCHKNVELRMAQSKAAFDPQAALSIARGFISAKIKNSRTLLRRHADDKHRSDLDRLADYIQKVEQVDNLNSLMGLEGMAAKTYFAGFSRLLRGGDEFNLEGRNRRPPTDPVNALLSFVYSLLTKELTITTQAVGFDPFLGFLHQPRYGRPSLALDLAEEFRPLVGDSTVLTLINNEEVSPKSFIRRAGSVALTETGRKAVIAAYERRMETEITHPIFGYKISYRRLFEVQARLLSRVLLGELDKYPGFCTR comes from the coding sequence ATGATTAGCCCTGTCCCCGGCCCACCTTCTCTCGATCTCGAAGCGCTCTTCACAGGGGAAGGAGAAAATCAGTCACAGTCGGCTGATGATCTTATTCCCGCTCGTATGCTCAACGAATTCACCTACTGCCCCAGACTGGCTTACCTTGAATGGGTGCAAGGTGAGTTTCGAGACAACATCGAGACCAAAGAAGGGACATTCGGACATCGAAATGTGGATATCCCCACCAAAAAATCATTCGATGCTCCTGATGAAAACCCAGACGAATCTTCTCACCATGTCAGTGAAGGTTCTGCAATCCAGGAGATCACAGCCGACAGCTTGGCGGCTCGGGCTTTGATGCTCTCTGCACCCTCTGAAGGATTGCTGGCCAAACTTGATCTGATTGAACTGAAAGGTTCGAAAGCAGTCCCGATCGACTACAAAAGAGGGAACGTTCCCGATGTTCCTCACCAGGCTTGGGAACCAGAACGGGTTCAACTTTGTGCTCAAGGCTTGATTCTGAAGGCCAATGGCTACGAATGCGACTATGGCGAATTGTATTACATCGAATCCCGACGCCGGATTCGTGTTCAATTTGACGACACCCTGATTGCCCGCACGCGCGAACTGGTTCGCGAAATGCGGCACATGGCCTCCACACGCCAGATTCCCGCCCCGCTTGTTGATAGCCCCAAATGTCCGAAATGTTCTCTTGTCAGCATTTGCCTCCCCGATGAAACCAATTGCCTTAGAAATAGCACCAGGGAAGATTCGGCTCCAGAGAGCTCGGAAAGTATCCGCAAACTTGTTCCCGCCCGTGACGATGCACTGCCAATTTATGTTCAGGATCAAGGAACCTATATAGGCAAAGATGGCGAGCGTCTGAAACTGACTCCCGCGAAATCCTCTCCACTGTTCATTCCACTCATTCAAGTTTCACAAGTTTGCCTGATGGGGAATGTGCAGGTCACAGCCGCTGCAATTCGAGAACTGGCGGACCGCAATATCCCCATCAGTTACTTTTCCTACGGCGGATGGTTCACGGCACTCACTTCGGGAATGTGCCACAAAAACGTCGAGTTGCGCATGGCCCAGTCGAAGGCGGCTTTTGATCCTCAGGCCGCCCTGTCGATAGCGCGTGGTTTCATTTCTGCAAAGATCAAAAACTCACGCACACTGTTAAGGCGACACGCTGACGACAAGCATAGAAGCGATCTCGACCGCCTTGCTGATTACATTCAGAAAGTCGAGCAGGTCGATAATTTGAATTCTCTCATGGGCCTGGAGGGAATGGCTGCGAAGACCTATTTTGCAGGATTTTCCAGATTGCTTAGAGGTGGAGATGAGTTCAATCTCGAAGGGCGTAATCGCCGCCCTCCGACCGATCCCGTCAATGCGCTTCTATCTTTTGTCTATTCGCTGTTAACCAAAGAGTTGACGATCACGACACAAGCTGTCGGCTTCGATCCATTCCTCGGATTTCTGCACCAGCCTCGCTATGGCAGACCTTCTTTAGCACTTGATCTTGCCGAAGAGTTCCGTCCGCTCGTGGGAGACTCAACAGTGCTTACGCTCATTAACAACGAGGAAGTCAGCCCAAAAAGCTTTATCCGTCGTGCAGGAAGCGTCGCTTTGACAGAAACAGGTCGCAAAGCCGTCATTGCCGCTTATGAGCGGCGGATGGAAACCGAGATTACGCACCCCATCTTCGGCTACAAGATCAGCTACCGCCGGCTTTTTGAAGTCCAGGCTCGCTTACTTTCCCGAGTTCTACTTGGCGAACTCGATAAATATCCTGGCTTCTGCACTCGTTAA
- a CDS encoding NAD(P)H-binding protein, with protein MPSTEVNKPQVVSENTVLLTGASGYVGGRLLPLLEAQPLTLRCLARNPAKLRPLIKHTTEIVPGDVLNPASLDAALEGVHTAYYLVHLMSGSANFEQLDRQAAQNFADAARRTGVKRIIYLGGLGDDNDHKLSPHLRSRHEVGEILQASGIETIEFRAGMVIGAGSLSFQLMKSLTDRLPVMICPRWLATPTQPIAIDDVLAYLSAAKDLPTGDSRIFEIGSPDIVTYGDLIREYARQQGLHRWLIFVPILTPYLSGLWLALVTPATYEVGRHLIEGLKNPTVVQDTQALKVFSINPMSVQQAIARAISSRGESFVKASQVSARSLH; from the coding sequence ATGCCGTCCACCGAAGTCAACAAGCCTCAAGTCGTTTCTGAGAATACCGTTCTGCTGACGGGAGCGTCTGGGTATGTCGGCGGGCGACTGCTCCCGCTGCTTGAGGCACAACCCTTAACTCTGAGGTGTCTGGCACGCAACCCAGCCAAATTACGACCTCTCATCAAGCATACGACTGAGATTGTTCCAGGCGATGTCCTGAATCCCGCTTCTTTAGATGCAGCCCTTGAAGGCGTTCACACAGCTTACTATCTCGTACATCTCATGTCGGGATCGGCTAACTTCGAGCAGCTAGACCGCCAGGCAGCTCAAAACTTCGCGGACGCTGCCAGGCGAACCGGCGTCAAGCGAATTATCTATCTTGGCGGGCTCGGTGACGACAACGACCACAAACTCTCTCCGCACCTGCGGAGTCGTCACGAGGTGGGCGAGATCTTACAGGCGTCGGGTATCGAAACGATTGAATTTCGAGCCGGGATGGTCATCGGAGCGGGGAGTCTGTCCTTCCAGTTGATGAAATCGTTAACAGATCGACTCCCTGTCATGATCTGCCCTCGCTGGCTGGCCACTCCCACTCAACCCATCGCGATTGACGACGTACTGGCTTATCTTTCCGCCGCGAAAGACTTGCCAACAGGCGATAGCCGCATCTTCGAGATTGGCAGTCCCGATATTGTTACTTATGGCGACTTGATCCGCGAGTACGCCCGGCAACAAGGCCTGCATCGATGGCTGATCTTTGTGCCAATCTTGACGCCTTATCTTTCCGGTCTCTGGCTCGCCCTCGTCACCCCGGCCACCTACGAAGTTGGTCGCCATCTCATTGAAGGATTGAAGAACCCTACTGTGGTTCAAGACACTCAAGCTTTGAAAGTCTTTTCGATCAATCCCATGAGTGTGCAGCAGGCCATAGCGCGGGCAATATCCAGTAGAGGCGAGAGCTTTGTCAAAGCCTCACAAGTCTCCGCGAGATCACTGCACTGA
- a CDS encoding DUF1990 family protein yields the protein MRMLYLHKPSADILARFVEQQRKLDFNYSAVGATALTPPSGYTVDGTRIELGTGEEVFDAAKLALLNWQQFRLGWVDVWSAETPLEIGQVVAIMGQAVGLWWLNACRIVYTIDESGPISRFGFAYGTLPGHVESGEERFLIEWDQDTDRVTYEILAFSKPNHILTRLGYPLVRRSQKRFGRDSAASMFRAVNEAQIVPKVYQHTGLMSQAS from the coding sequence ATGCGAATGTTGTACCTTCACAAACCGAGTGCAGATATTCTGGCTCGGTTCGTGGAGCAACAGAGGAAGCTGGATTTCAATTATTCTGCTGTAGGAGCCACTGCTTTGACGCCGCCCTCCGGGTATACAGTTGACGGCACTCGGATTGAACTGGGAACCGGGGAAGAGGTTTTTGACGCCGCAAAGCTTGCACTTCTGAACTGGCAGCAATTTCGACTGGGCTGGGTGGATGTGTGGTCGGCAGAAACTCCACTCGAAATCGGTCAAGTTGTGGCCATTATGGGGCAGGCGGTAGGGCTGTGGTGGCTGAACGCCTGTCGAATTGTTTACACCATCGATGAGTCTGGCCCGATCAGTCGTTTCGGCTTTGCCTATGGAACGCTGCCAGGCCATGTAGAAAGTGGCGAAGAGCGTTTTCTGATTGAGTGGGATCAAGATACTGACCGGGTGACTTACGAGATTCTGGCGTTCTCAAAGCCGAATCACATCCTGACTCGGCTCGGCTATCCGCTGGTACGACGTAGTCAGAAGCGCTTTGGTCGAGATTCCGCCGCATCGATGTTCCGGGCGGTCAACGAAGCGCAGATAGTGCCCAAAGTGTATCAACACACAGGACTCATGAGTCAGGCTTCTTGA